A stretch of the Chloroflexota bacterium genome encodes the following:
- a CDS encoding DUF4386 domain-containing protein translates to MKTTKASPQGTDRKTATVVGVLFILGTVPALLSLPLALNTVSAPDHLTAISTNEGQMIIFTAVKFIMGIACAGIGLALYPILKKYHEGLAFGAAGFRVIEGMTSVVGALLYVVLLALSQEFVKAGAPVSSYFQTADVLINTGIGWFNNVAMLLTFGIGALMYYVVFYQFRLVPRWITVWGLVGITGTIISALLVMFHLIPPAGTIQIVLNMVILPQELVLAVWLIAKGINPSAVASLSAKTSTNELLSAA, encoded by the coding sequence ATGAAAACGACCAAAGCAAGTCCCCAGGGGACAGACAGAAAGACCGCAACAGTTGTGGGCGTGCTATTCATCTTGGGGACGGTTCCGGCCCTACTGAGCCTGCCACTAGCGTTAAACACTGTCAGTGCTCCGGATCATCTGACTGCGATTTCCACAAATGAAGGACAGATGATCATCTTCACGGCGGTTAAATTCATCATGGGTATTGCCTGTGCCGGTATTGGACTTGCGCTGTATCCGATTCTGAAGAAATACCACGAAGGCCTGGCGTTTGGTGCGGCTGGATTCAGGGTTATCGAGGGAATGACCTCTGTTGTTGGCGCTCTCCTCTATGTTGTCCTATTAGCGCTAAGCCAGGAATTCGTGAAAGCTGGGGCTCCGGTGTCATCGTACTTTCAGACGGCAGATGTACTGATCAACACAGGAATCGGTTGGTTTAATAATGTGGCCATGCTGTTGACTTTCGGCATCGGTGCCCTGATGTACTATGTTGTCTTCTATCAATTCAGACTCGTTCCTCGATGGATAACCGTTTGGGGTCTGGTTGGAATCACAGGGACCATCATCAGCGCTCTGTTGGTGATGTTCCATCTCATTCCTCCGGCTGGGACAATCCAAATTGTTCTCAATATGGTGATCCTCCCGCAGGAGTTGGTTTTGGCGGTCTGGCTGATCGCAAAAGGGATCAATCCGTCGGCGGTCGCTTCTCTGTCTGCGAAAACTTCGACGAACGAGCTTTTGAGCGCGGCATAG
- a CDS encoding LuxR family transcriptional regulator, with product MSTSILATKLYIPPAQPKVVLRPRLIERLNEGLHHKLTLISAPAGFGKTTLVSEWVAGCDRREPKLRVAWLSLDEGDNDTTRFLIYLVAAMQTIAPTIGQSVLGMLQSSQPPPPEFLLTTLLNEITPSPDNPSTRFASGQSFVLVLDDYHVIDSKLVDHALTFLIEHQPPQMHLVIATREDPQLPLAQLRVRGQLTELRAADLRFSPAEAPEFLNRVMGLNLSAEDVAALETRTEGWIAGLQLAAISMQGLDDTTRFIQSFTGSHRFVMDYLVEQVLGQQSESVQQFLLRTSMLDHMCGPLCDAVLLDSSVSGQATLEYLEHANLFIVPLDSERHWYRYHHLFRDLLRRRLELTWLAQVPVLHQRASEWYRAAGLVEQAMGHAFASQDLERVAALIDEFADELNLQMNQVLLKKWMERLPHALIRTRPWLCVYEGWVRYWTGQRAQVEESLRNAELALESSTRNLSDEERKHIAGHIAAIRAHHALTDEALPRVLEMGQTALELLPEADHMRCEAAVAMGGAYWGLGNSAASQQHFYLAKTIGLKHGQRALAVSAACYTSMMQVKRGLVADAFETLREALDLATGPGGEQFPIAGFANVKLGDLLREQNDLEKASQQIVQAVDQCIQLGQADVLTDSYVTLARLRLALDDLEGAREAIQKADEVARRVKIDPFVFCWLQDCHVRLWLADEDMDAIVRWVEQSGLTVNDPLSYHYDLHHINLARVLVARGMQPDALQLLDRLMAAAESAGWVHEMIKIAILQALALQAKGETHRVPAALSRALTLAEPRGYMRIFVDEGAPMRLMILDLRVSILKTSPHLCVYLEKLLAAFHSTTAENPKLVLSKIEGSKIQGLVEALSQRELEVLRLIAQGLSNREIGERLFLALSTVKGHSRIIFDKLEVHNRTEAVARARELGLL from the coding sequence ATGTCTACATCAATTTTAGCCACGAAACTTTATATCCCCCCAGCTCAGCCTAAAGTTGTCCTCCGCCCCCGCTTGATCGAGCGACTAAATGAAGGTCTGCACCACAAACTGACCCTTATCTCTGCCCCCGCCGGTTTTGGTAAAACCACGCTGGTTAGCGAATGGGTCGCCGGTTGCGACCGCCGCGAACCAAAGCTTCGCGTTGCCTGGCTGTCGCTGGACGAAGGGGATAACGACACCACACGCTTTCTGATTTACCTCGTCGCTGCTATGCAAACGATTGCCCCGACTATTGGACAAAGCGTCTTGGGCATGCTCCAATCTTCCCAGCCACCGCCTCCCGAATTTCTCTTGACAACCCTGCTCAATGAAATCACCCCCAGCCCGGACAACCCTTCGACACGCTTCGCGTCAGGACAGAGTTTCGTCCTTGTTCTTGACGACTACCATGTTATTGATTCCAAACTAGTTGACCATGCTCTCACCTTTCTGATCGAGCACCAACCACCGCAAATGCATCTCGTCATCGCTACGCGTGAGGACCCACAATTGCCCCTGGCACAGTTACGCGTCCGGGGTCAACTGACCGAGCTGCGCGCCGCCGATTTGCGTTTCTCCCCAGCCGAAGCCCCCGAATTTCTCAATCGTGTGATGGGATTGAATCTTTCAGCCGAAGACGTTGCCGCATTGGAAACGCGGACTGAAGGATGGATCGCCGGTTTGCAACTCGCCGCGATTTCAATGCAGGGACTGGATGACACCACCCGTTTTATCCAATCTTTCACCGGCAGTCATCGTTTCGTGATGGATTATTTGGTTGAACAAGTTCTGGGACAACAATCCGAAAGTGTCCAACAGTTTCTGTTACGTACGTCTATGCTCGATCACATGTGCGGTCCTCTGTGTGATGCGGTTCTGCTAGACTCTTCTGTTTCCGGTCAAGCCACTCTGGAATATCTTGAACACGCCAACCTGTTCATCGTCCCTTTGGATAGCGAACGGCATTGGTATCGCTATCACCATCTCTTTAGAGATTTGCTGCGCCGGCGTCTCGAACTGACTTGGCTTGCCCAAGTGCCCGTGCTCCATCAGCGCGCGAGCGAGTGGTATCGCGCCGCGGGACTAGTGGAGCAGGCGATGGGGCACGCGTTCGCGAGCCAAGACTTGGAACGTGTGGCGGCGTTGATTGACGAGTTTGCCGACGAACTGAATCTTCAGATGAATCAGGTCTTGCTCAAGAAATGGATGGAGCGATTGCCACACGCTCTGATTCGGACGCGCCCGTGGCTCTGCGTCTACGAAGGTTGGGTGCGGTATTGGACCGGGCAGCGCGCGCAAGTTGAGGAGAGTCTTCGCAACGCCGAACTCGCGTTGGAGAGCTCGACCCGGAACTTGAGCGATGAGGAGCGCAAGCATATTGCCGGTCACATCGCAGCCATTCGTGCTCATCACGCGCTGACGGATGAGGCGTTGCCGCGCGTACTTGAAATGGGGCAAACGGCGCTCGAACTCTTGCCCGAAGCGGACCATATGCGGTGCGAAGCCGCGGTGGCGATGGGCGGTGCGTATTGGGGCTTGGGCAATAGCGCGGCGTCGCAGCAACATTTCTATTTGGCGAAAACAATCGGATTGAAGCACGGTCAGCGCGCGCTGGCAGTTTCCGCCGCGTGCTATACGAGCATGATGCAAGTCAAACGCGGGTTGGTCGCTGACGCGTTTGAAACGTTGCGCGAGGCGCTGGATCTAGCGACCGGTCCCGGCGGCGAGCAATTCCCGATTGCCGGATTCGCCAACGTCAAGCTGGGTGATCTCTTGCGCGAGCAAAACGATTTGGAGAAGGCGAGCCAGCAGATTGTTCAAGCGGTGGATCAATGCATCCAGTTGGGTCAGGCGGATGTCCTGACCGATAGCTATGTGACCCTGGCGCGCTTGCGACTGGCTTTGGACGATTTAGAAGGCGCGCGTGAGGCGATTCAAAAAGCGGACGAGGTCGCTCGCCGGGTCAAGATAGATCCATTCGTCTTTTGCTGGTTGCAGGATTGTCACGTGCGATTGTGGCTGGCGGATGAGGATATGGACGCGATCGTTCGCTGGGTGGAGCAGAGCGGGCTGACCGTGAACGATCCGCTCAGCTATCACTACGACTTGCACCACATCAATCTGGCGCGTGTCCTGGTTGCGCGCGGGATGCAACCGGATGCGCTCCAGTTGCTCGACCGGCTGATGGCTGCGGCGGAATCGGCGGGTTGGGTCCACGAGATGATCAAGATCGCGATCTTGCAGGCGCTGGCTTTACAAGCGAAAGGGGAAACCCATCGCGTGCCGGCGGCATTGTCACGCGCGCTAACGCTCGCCGAGCCGCGCGGCTATATGCGTATCTTTGTGGATGAAGGCGCGCCGATGCGATTGATGATTTTGGATTTACGAGTTTCGATTTTGAAAACCTCGCCGCATTTGTGCGTCTACCTTGAGAAACTGCTCGCCGCGTTTCACTCGACAACAGCCGAAAATCCAAAACTTGTCCTGAGCAAAATCGAAGGATCCAAGATCCAAGGTTTGGTCGAGGCATTGAGCCAACGCGAATTGGAAGTTCTACGACTCATTGCCCAGGGACTCTCGAATCGTGAAATTGGCGAACGACTTTTCCTCGCCTTGAGTACGGTTAAAGGACACAGCCGCATCATCTTCGACAAACTAGAAGTCCACAATCGCACTGAAGCCGTAGCGCGCGCCCGCGAGCTAGGTCTGTTGTAA
- a CDS encoding GntR family transcriptional regulator produces the protein MPRQEHKNAKSPRRKTKMTDTPLSEEAGLPQIASQLQVLYKKNSQRGTNVDIVYWTIREAIRSGLVVSGTHLTELDLASVLRISRTPIREALQRLEMEYLLQKSPRRGFVVPVLALNDIVEIFEIREALLGLAARSAAQRATPTELALMEQTIVRMEHTCNAGDVEGLSQASAQFHRAIELAAKNQRLQNLIRLNSGPLPLYEFTDPDRFAPAVDEHRAIFEAIAAHNADLAERLAQEHSRNALKTQTRAASITDDRLLGSE, from the coding sequence ATGCCCCGCCAAGAACATAAGAACGCCAAGTCGCCTCGCCGCAAAACGAAAATGACTGACACGCCTCTAAGCGAAGAAGCCGGTCTGCCCCAAATCGCAAGTCAATTGCAGGTGCTCTATAAAAAGAACTCCCAGCGCGGTACGAATGTAGACATCGTCTATTGGACGATTCGCGAAGCCATTCGAAGTGGGCTGGTCGTTTCGGGCACACATCTCACCGAACTCGATCTCGCCAGTGTGCTCCGCATCAGTCGCACGCCCATCCGCGAAGCGTTGCAGCGACTCGAGATGGAATACTTGCTGCAGAAATCGCCGCGCCGCGGTTTTGTTGTGCCAGTCCTCGCGCTGAACGATATTGTTGAAATCTTCGAGATCCGTGAAGCGCTCTTGGGACTGGCGGCACGCAGTGCCGCGCAACGCGCCACCCCCACCGAACTCGCGCTGATGGAACAAACCATCGTCCGCATGGAACACACCTGCAACGCCGGCGATGTCGAAGGACTTTCGCAAGCCAGCGCCCAATTCCATCGCGCGATTGAACTCGCCGCCAAAAACCAGCGCTTGCAGAATTTGATCCGCCTCAATTCGGGACCACTGCCGTTGTACGAGTTCACCGATCCAGACCGATTTGCGCCGGCGGTCGACGAACATCGCGCCATCTTCGAAGCGATTGCCGCGCACAATGCCGACCTCGCCGAACGCCTCGCGCAGGAGCACAGCCGCAACGCGCTCAAGACGCAAACCCGCGCCGCCTCAATCACGGATGATAGATTGTTGGGAAGCGAATAA
- a CDS encoding M20 family metallopeptidase produces MINPADLKRQAIETIDTIRPALVQLSETIHANPELAFQEQKSAALLCDELEKHGFQVQRGIGDLPTAFRAELRGKRAGPTIALLAEYDALPDLGHACGHNIVCTAAVGAGIALHGLWNELPGNVIILGTPAEEGGSGKIHLLKQGAFDGVDATMLVHPSARTMVTRGSLATVRLTLEFFGKAAHAAAAPEDGISALEALLAAFHNINALRLHLKVDARIHGIITHGGTAINIIPEYAAAKFSLRAASQTYLEEITQQVIRCAQAGAIAIGAELKQTVDDGLAEMIPNRAMGRAFADNWRAIGVEVCEPRPHERMGSTDHGDVSQVVPSLHPYVAITPEGTGGHTAAFRQAAISPAGHLGMLNAAKALALTTIDLLCDDNLMQEVKSEFAALSRK; encoded by the coding sequence ATGATCAACCCTGCCGATCTGAAACGGCAAGCCATTGAAACCATTGATACGATTCGCCCCGCGCTCGTTCAACTCAGCGAGACGATTCATGCCAATCCGGAACTCGCGTTCCAGGAACAAAAATCGGCGGCACTTTTGTGCGACGAATTGGAAAAGCATGGATTCCAAGTGCAACGTGGAATCGGTGATCTGCCAACTGCTTTTCGCGCTGAATTGCGCGGCAAGCGCGCTGGTCCCACGATTGCCCTGCTCGCCGAATACGATGCGTTGCCAGACCTGGGTCACGCCTGTGGACACAATATCGTCTGCACTGCGGCTGTTGGCGCGGGCATCGCCCTGCATGGTTTGTGGAACGAATTACCTGGGAATGTAATCATCCTTGGCACACCCGCCGAAGAAGGCGGCAGCGGCAAAATTCATCTGCTCAAGCAGGGTGCATTCGACGGCGTGGACGCGACGATGCTTGTGCATCCCTCCGCGCGCACGATGGTTACGCGCGGTTCACTCGCGACGGTACGCTTGACGCTTGAATTTTTCGGCAAAGCCGCACACGCGGCAGCCGCGCCGGAAGATGGCATCAGCGCACTCGAAGCGTTACTCGCGGCGTTTCACAACATCAATGCTCTGCGCTTGCATTTGAAAGTGGATGCGCGTATTCATGGCATCATCACACATGGCGGGACAGCCATCAACATCATTCCCGAATACGCCGCCGCCAAGTTCAGTCTGCGCGCGGCAAGCCAGACCTACCTCGAAGAAATTACCCAGCAGGTTATTCGATGCGCCCAGGCAGGCGCGATCGCGATCGGCGCTGAACTCAAACAAACTGTAGACGATGGTCTCGCCGAGATGATTCCCAATCGCGCGATGGGACGCGCGTTCGCCGACAACTGGCGCGCGATTGGCGTTGAAGTGTGCGAGCCGCGTCCACACGAACGGATGGGATCAACCGATCACGGAGATGTGAGCCAGGTCGTACCCTCGTTGCATCCTTACGTCGCCATTACGCCGGAAGGCACCGGCGGTCATACTGCCGCGTTTCGCCAAGCCGCCATTTCGCCAGCCGGTCATCTCGGAATGTTGAACGCGGCGAAAGCGTTGGCGCTGACGACGATAGATTTGCTGTGCGATGACAACTTGATGCAGGAAGTGAAATCGGAATTTGCCGCGCTGTCGCGGAAATAA
- a CDS encoding peptide ABC transporter substrate-binding protein yields MLSKSIQLLLSVTLLVLVAIACAPAAPTQAPAATTAPTQAAAPSVSTQSSATSAPTKAAVATTAPVAVPTQAAATPKRGGTVTIAYSQEPPTLNHYIGTTSAMWSINAMILEGLVTLDPDGNFIPNLAETLPTKENGGVSDDGKTITFKHRKGVKWSDGTAFTCDDVVFTWKAVMTKESGAASTVGWTDLDSITCPDADTTVAKFKNLYSPFLALFRNPIMPKSAGDPANMQKWPYNRKPIGTGPFQVQEWASADHITLVRNANYRDATAGKPYLDSIIVKFVPSVDVGLNLLKSGQVDVMWNLSEAVLPTVEKMPGIKFVSKASTSSERLVLNLADPKIDATPDPLNNPHPILGDLRVRQAMQLAINKQQIVDTLLFGKASVATSDVHAGWATCELKSSEFSLDKAKQLLTEAGWVPGTDSIRVSKGAKFVKDGTRLRLKYQTTSGDKLREDTQQLILDQLKQIGVEVYIENVPSDVLFGTWASGAVRRHGQFDIIQFSPNPDIADPHSHMYQYYDSAMMPTAANKGAGANYSRWVNKDADKAIEQAGGILDLKLRHDLYCQSAQLIANELPVIFLYNRSASSGYSERLQNYVGYNASNPDFGANAANWWLK; encoded by the coding sequence ATGTTGTCCAAATCCATTCAACTGTTGCTGAGTGTGACTCTGCTCGTTCTAGTTGCCATCGCGTGCGCGCCTGCCGCACCAACTCAAGCGCCAGCCGCGACGACCGCGCCAACCCAAGCCGCTGCCCCGAGCGTGTCAACTCAATCCAGCGCGACGAGCGCGCCGACGAAGGCAGCCGTCGCAACGACCGCGCCCGTCGCCGTACCGACCCAGGCGGCAGCAACACCCAAGCGCGGCGGGACCGTCACTATCGCGTACAGCCAGGAACCGCCCACACTCAATCACTATATCGGCACCACGTCGGCAATGTGGAGCATCAACGCGATGATTCTCGAAGGGCTAGTGACTTTGGACCCGGATGGCAATTTCATTCCGAACCTCGCCGAGACGCTGCCGACTAAAGAGAATGGTGGCGTCTCCGACGACGGCAAGACGATTACGTTCAAACATAGAAAAGGCGTCAAGTGGTCGGATGGCACAGCGTTTACGTGCGACGACGTCGTCTTTACCTGGAAAGCGGTCATGACAAAAGAAAGCGGCGCGGCATCCACAGTCGGCTGGACCGATTTGGATTCGATCACGTGTCCTGACGCAGATACGACCGTTGCCAAATTCAAGAACCTCTATTCGCCTTTTCTCGCGCTCTTTCGCAACCCGATCATGCCCAAGAGCGCGGGCGATCCGGCGAACATGCAAAAGTGGCCGTACAACCGCAAACCGATTGGTACCGGTCCCTTTCAAGTCCAAGAATGGGCATCCGCCGATCACATCACGCTCGTCCGCAACGCGAACTATCGCGACGCGACAGCGGGCAAACCGTACCTCGACAGCATCATCGTCAAATTCGTTCCCAGTGTGGACGTGGGTCTGAATTTGCTTAAGAGCGGTCAAGTGGACGTGATGTGGAACTTGAGCGAAGCGGTCCTCCCGACCGTCGAAAAAATGCCGGGCATCAAGTTCGTCTCCAAGGCATCCACCAGTTCCGAGCGTCTCGTCCTCAATCTTGCGGATCCGAAAATTGATGCGACGCCGGACCCGCTCAACAATCCGCATCCCATCCTCGGCGATCTGCGCGTGCGCCAAGCGATGCAGCTCGCGATCAACAAGCAACAGATCGTTGACACCTTGCTCTTTGGCAAAGCATCAGTGGCAACTTCCGACGTACACGCCGGATGGGCGACTTGCGAATTAAAGTCAAGCGAATTCAGTTTGGACAAGGCGAAACAATTGCTCACCGAGGCGGGCTGGGTGCCCGGCACAGATAGCATTCGCGTTTCGAAAGGCGCGAAATTTGTGAAGGACGGCACGCGACTGCGCTTGAAATATCAAACGACAAGCGGCGACAAACTGCGCGAGGATACGCAACAGCTCATCCTCGATCAGCTCAAGCAAATTGGCGTCGAGGTGTACATCGAGAATGTGCCGTCCGATGTCCTGTTCGGCACGTGGGCGAGCGGCGCAGTCCGCCGCCACGGTCAATTCGACATCATCCAGTTCTCGCCCAATCCCGACATCGCCGACCCGCACTCGCACATGTACCAATACTATGATTCCGCGATGATGCCCACGGCGGCGAATAAGGGTGCCGGCGCAAACTATTCCCGCTGGGTCAACAAGGATGCCGACAAAGCCATCGAGCAAGCTGGCGGCATTCTCGATCTCAAACTGCGGCACGACCTGTACTGCCAGAGCGCGCAGTTGATCGCGAACGAACTGCCGGTGATTTTCCTTTACAATCGCTCCGCTTCGAGTGGATACTCGGAGCGACTGCAAAACTATGTCGGCTACAACGCCTCGAACCCAGACTTTGGCGCGAACGCCGCGAATTGGTGGCTCAAGTAG
- a CDS encoding ABC transporter permease has product MTRYIIRRLLQAIPVLFVVSVLVFSLIQVAPNNPLAVYQNNPDISPEDLERLAEQYGLNDPLPVKYLKWLSQTLRGDWGESLMTHRPVFDEIAERLPNTLYLSITAFVISLIVSIPIGVVSAVRQYSWFDHITTTLAFMGHSVPVFWFGLLLIIIFSVNLQNPLAGTFLFPHPAPLPLFPGGGMVTLGRDAPPPLVDRLWHLVLPVAMLSVVQLPQHVRYMRAGMLDVLKMDFIRTARGKGLGERVVTYKHAMKNAAIPLVTIIALEIPILFNGALFTETIFSWPGMGRLFFDHAQRGDYPVLMGILMLSATLIVVFNLVADVAYAFLDPRIRYD; this is encoded by the coding sequence ATGACGCGATATATCATCCGACGCCTCTTGCAAGCGATCCCGGTTTTATTTGTCGTCAGCGTTCTGGTCTTCTCGTTGATCCAGGTCGCGCCTAATAATCCGCTTGCCGTTTATCAGAACAATCCCGACATCTCGCCGGAAGACCTGGAGCGGCTCGCCGAGCAGTACGGTCTGAATGATCCACTGCCGGTCAAGTATCTCAAATGGCTGAGTCAGACGTTGCGCGGCGATTGGGGCGAATCGCTCATGACCCATCGCCCGGTATTCGACGAGATTGCCGAGCGCCTCCCGAATACGCTGTATCTTTCCATCACGGCTTTTGTGATCTCGCTGATTGTTTCCATTCCGATTGGTGTTGTCTCAGCCGTACGACAGTACTCGTGGTTCGATCACATCACGACAACGCTTGCGTTCATGGGACACTCCGTTCCGGTCTTTTGGTTCGGTCTTTTGTTGATCATCATCTTTTCGGTGAATTTGCAAAACCCGTTGGCGGGCACGTTTCTGTTTCCGCATCCCGCGCCGCTGCCACTCTTTCCTGGGGGCGGAATGGTTACGTTGGGGCGAGACGCGCCGCCGCCGCTCGTTGACCGTCTATGGCATCTCGTGCTACCGGTCGCAATGCTCTCCGTCGTCCAACTTCCACAACACGTCCGCTACATGCGCGCGGGCATGCTCGATGTGCTCAAGATGGATTTCATTCGCACTGCGCGCGGCAAAGGTCTCGGCGAGCGCGTCGTGACTTATAAACATGCGATGAAGAATGCCGCGATTCCGCTGGTCACGATCATCGCGCTCGAAATCCCCATACTTTTCAACGGCGCGTTATTTACGGAAACGATTTTTTCTTGGCCCGGCATGGGACGACTTTTCTTCGATCACGCCCAACGGGGCGACTATCCCGTGTTGATGGGCATCCTCATGTTGAGCGCGACATTGATCGTCGTCTTTAACCTCGTGGCGGATGTCGCCTATGCTTTTCTCGATCCCAGGATTCGGTACGACTAA
- a CDS encoding ABC transporter permease has translation MAQLTSTRDLHVGPKNSARYDTLFSIAWRHFRRHRPALAGVAVLALLILSAIAVPIITNYDATKTRVVEKYQAPSLQHPMGTDGLGRDVLIRSMDGGRISLLIGLTAMLLAVVIGTSVGALAGFYGGVVDNLLMRVADIMLTLPTLFVAILLTQLLRAGVIPFLSSGFVPIVLVIGATSWMSVSRLVRASYLSIKEQEYIQAARAAGAPNWRIIIKHILPNALSPIIVAATLRVGAAIITESGLSYLGFGVQPPTPTWGNMLRNAQSEMDYAPWTAVFPGLFIFLTVIAVNYIGDGLRDALDPHHVA, from the coding sequence ATGGCACAACTCACTTCGACTCGCGATCTGCATGTAGGACCAAAAAACTCGGCGCGGTACGATACGCTCTTTTCGATTGCATGGCGACATTTCCGCAGGCATCGTCCCGCGCTTGCCGGCGTCGCTGTCCTGGCTTTGCTCATCCTCAGCGCGATTGCCGTGCCGATCATTACGAACTACGACGCGACTAAAACGCGCGTCGTCGAGAAATATCAAGCGCCTTCGCTCCAACATCCGATGGGCACCGATGGCTTGGGGCGCGATGTCTTGATTCGCTCGATGGATGGCGGACGCATTTCACTGCTCATTGGGCTGACCGCGATGTTGCTCGCGGTGGTCATCGGCACGAGTGTGGGTGCGCTCGCTGGTTTCTACGGCGGCGTGGTTGACAACCTCTTGATGCGTGTGGCGGATATTATGCTGACACTCCCGACGCTCTTCGTCGCGATCTTGCTCACGCAATTGCTCCGCGCCGGAGTGATTCCATTTCTGAGCAGTGGCTTTGTACCGATCGTCCTCGTCATTGGCGCAACTTCGTGGATGAGCGTCTCGCGGCTCGTGCGCGCGTCGTACCTTTCGATCAAGGAGCAGGAATACATTCAAGCCGCCCGCGCGGCAGGTGCGCCGAACTGGCGCATCATCATTAAGCATATTCTACCCAACGCGCTGAGTCCCATCATTGTCGCGGCGACGCTTCGGGTAGGCGCGGCGATCATCACGGAATCCGGGTTGAGCTACCTGGGTTTCGGCGTGCAACCGCCCACACCGACCTGGGGCAATATGTTGCGGAACGCGCAATCCGAAATGGACTATGCGCCGTGGACGGCTGTCTTCCCTGGACTGTTCATCTTCCTCACCGTCATCGCCGTCAATTACATCGGGGATGGTTTGCGCGACGCCTTGGACCCACATCATGTCGCGTGA
- the icd gene encoding NADP-dependent isocitrate dehydrogenase — protein sequence MPSPKPIPPTDGVKITIQNGKLHVPDNPIIPFIEGDGTGRDIWRASVRVMDAAVQKAYRGKRQIKWMEVYAGEKPFKLFGSWLPDETVEAFREYLIGIKGPLTTPVGGGIRSLNVALRQLLDLYVCLRPVRWFNGVPSPVKHPEKVNIVFFRENTEDIYAGIEFEAGTEQVKKFLQFFKENFPAEYAKIRFPETSGIGVKPVSQEGTERLVRAAIHYALANHRKNVTLVHKGNIMKYTEGAFRNWGYALAEREFGDRVYTWEQWNRTKDFKGEEAANAEQKTELAKGKLLIKDVIADIALQQFLTRPDEFDVIATLNLNGDYESDAVAAQIGGIGIAPGGNINYVTGHAVFEATHGTAPKYADLDVVNPGSVILSGEMMFRHMGWIEAADLILKSMDATISEKIVTYDFARLMETATKVKCSEFGDALIARM from the coding sequence ATGCCTAGCCCCAAACCCATTCCCCCGACTGACGGTGTCAAGATCACGATCCAGAACGGCAAATTGCATGTGCCGGACAATCCCATCATTCCCTTTATCGAAGGGGATGGAACGGGTCGTGACATTTGGCGCGCGAGTGTTCGTGTGATGGATGCCGCTGTGCAAAAGGCATATCGCGGCAAACGTCAAATCAAATGGATGGAAGTTTATGCGGGCGAAAAGCCGTTCAAGCTTTTCGGTTCCTGGCTTCCCGATGAAACCGTCGAGGCGTTCCGTGAATATTTGATCGGCATTAAAGGTCCGCTCACCACACCCGTCGGCGGTGGCATTCGTTCGTTGAATGTTGCGCTTCGGCAATTGCTCGATTTGTACGTCTGCTTGCGACCCGTGCGCTGGTTCAATGGTGTGCCCTCGCCGGTCAAGCATCCCGAAAAAGTTAATATCGTTTTCTTCCGTGAAAACACGGAAGACATTTATGCGGGGATAGAATTTGAAGCCGGGACTGAACAGGTTAAGAAATTCCTCCAATTCTTCAAGGAGAATTTCCCGGCAGAGTATGCCAAGATTCGCTTCCCCGAAACGTCGGGTATCGGTGTCAAGCCGGTTTCGCAAGAAGGCACTGAGCGATTGGTGCGCGCGGCAATCCATTACGCGCTCGCCAATCACCGTAAAAACGTGACGTTGGTGCATAAAGGCAACATCATGAAATACACCGAAGGCGCATTTCGCAATTGGGGCTATGCGCTGGCGGAACGTGAATTCGGTGACCGGGTTTACACCTGGGAACAGTGGAACCGCACCAAAGACTTTAAAGGCGAGGAGGCGGCGAACGCCGAGCAAAAAACGGAACTGGCAAAAGGCAAACTACTCATCAAGGATGTGATTGCCGATATTGCCTTACAACAATTCCTCACGCGCCCCGATGAATTCGATGTTATCGCGACATTGAATCTCAACGGCGATTACGAATCCGACGCCGTCGCCGCGCAAATTGGTGGCATCGGTATTGCGCCGGGTGGTAATATCAACTATGTCACCGGTCACGCCGTTTTCGAAGCCACCCACGGAACCGCGCCTAAATACGCTGACCTCGATGTGGTGAATCCTGGGTCAGTGATCCTTTCCGGCGAAATGATGTTTCGGCATATGGGCTGGATCGAAGCAGCCGACCTGATCCTCAAATCGATGGACGCGACCATCAGCGAAAAAATCGTGACGTACGATTTCGCGCGCTTGATGGAGACAGCAACCAAAGTCAAATGCAGTGAGTTTGGCGACGCGCTGATTGCACGCATGTGA
- a CDS encoding response regulator transcription factor: MENHSILTRREREIAALVATGASNKEIAYQLTISDKTVKNILTKVFVKTGTRSRTELAVQLVQARYNAQ; encoded by the coding sequence ATGGAAAATCATTCGATCCTAACCCGCCGCGAACGCGAAATCGCCGCGCTCGTTGCGACCGGCGCAAGCAATAAGGAAATCGCATATCAACTCACCATCAGCGACAAGACGGTCAAGAACATCCTGACCAAGGTCTTTGTCAAAACCGGCACGCGCTCGCGCACGGAACTCGCGGTGCAGTTGGTGCAAGCCAGGTACAACGCGCAATAG